Proteins found in one Zea mays cultivar B73 chromosome 1, Zm-B73-REFERENCE-NAM-5.0, whole genome shotgun sequence genomic segment:
- the LOC100279243 gene encoding putative cyclin-dependent protein kinase C family protein — translation MAVAAPGQLNLDEAPSWGSRSVDCFEKLEQIGEGTYGQVYMAKETGTNEIVALKKIRMDNEREGFPITAIREIKILKKLHHQNVIKLKEIVTSPGPERDEQGKPIDGNKYKGSIYMVFEYMDHDLTGLADRPGMRFTVPQIKCYMRQLLTGLHYCHVNQVLHRDIKGSNLLIDNEGNLKLADFGLARSFSSDHNGNLTNRVITLWYRPPELLLGSTKYGPAVDMWSVGCIFAELLNGKPILPGKNEPEQLTKIFELCGTPDDTIWPGVTKMPWYNNFKPPRPLKRRVKDFFKHFDRHALDLLEKMLTLDPSQRISAKDALDAEYFWTDPLPCDPKSLPKYEASHEFQTKKKRQQQRQAEEAAKRQKLNHPPPHSRLPPLQQPGQAHPQMRPGQGMHNVPPVAAGPGHHYAKPRGPGGPNRYPQGGNQGGGYNPNRGGQGGGYGSGPYPQQGRGPPYPGAAGPRGSGGSGYGAGGPNYQQGGPYGTSGPGRGPNYSQGSGSRNQQQYGNWQ, via the exons ATGGCGGTGGCGGCCCCTGGCCAGCTCAACCTCGACGAGGCCCCGTCATGGGGCTCCCGCAGCGTAGACTGCTTCGAGAAGCTCGAGCAGATCGGCGAGGGCACCTACGG GCAAGTGTACATGGCGAAGGAGACGGGCACCAACGAGATCGTCGCGCTCAAGAAGATCCGCATGGACAACGAGCGCGAAGGG TTCCCGATCACCGCCATACGCGAGATCAAAATCCTGAAGAAGCTTCACCACCAGAACGTTATCAAGCTCAAGGAGATCGTCACCTCCCCAG GCCCAGAGCGGGACGAGCAAGGGAAGCCAA TTGACGGTAACAAGTACAAGGGGAGCATTTACATGGTTTTCGAGTATATGGACCATGATCTCACCGGGCTTGCTGATCGGCCAGGAATGCGGTTCACTGTGCCGCAGATTAAG TGTTACATGAGGCAGCTGCTTACAGGCCTGCACTATTGTCATGTCAACCAAGTTCTGCATCGAGATATCAAAG GATCTAACCTTTTGATAGACAATGAGGGTAACTTGAAGCTTGCTGATTTTGGCCTTGCAAGATCATTCTCGAGTGATCACAATGGCAACCTTACTAACCGTGTGATCACTTTGTGGTATAG ACCTCCAGAGTTGCTACTTGGAAGCACAAAGTATGGCCCAGCCGTTGACATGTGGTCAGTGGGCTGTATTTTTGCAGAACTTCTCAATGGGAAGCCAATATTGCCTGGAAAGAATGAG CCAGAGCAGCTGACTAAGATCTTCGAGCTTTGTGGTACCCCTGATGACACAATCTGGCCTGGTGTCACAAAAATGCCTTGGTACAACAACTTCAAGCCTCCCCGGCCATTAAAGAGACGAGTTAAAGATTTCTTTAAGCA TTTTGATCGACATGCACTGGATCTGTTAGAGAAGATGTTGACTTTAGATCCATCACAG AGGATATCAGCAAAAGATGCACTTGATGCGGAATATTTCTGGACTGATCCCTTACCATGCGATCCAAAAAG CTTGCCCAAGTATGAGGCATCGCATGAATTCCAGACTAAGAAAAAGCGTCAGCAACAGAGGCAAGCAGAGGAAGCTGCAAAGCGTCAAAAACTTAACCATCCTCCACCACATTCTCGTTTGCCTCCACTCCAGCAGCCTGGCCAAGCACATCCTCAAATGAGGCCTGGCCAGGGTATGCACAATGTGCCTCCTGTGGCAGCCGGCCCAGGCCATCACTATGCAAAACCCCGAGGACCAGGAGGCCCTAACCGGTATCCTCAGGGTGGGAATCAAGGGGGAGGCTACAATCCGAACCGTGGAGGGCAGGGTGGTGGCTATGGCAGTGGCCCTTATCCCCAGCAAGGGCGAGGGCCTCCTTACCCTGGAGCAGCTGGCCCACGGGGCAGCGGTGGCAGTGGCTATGGGGCTGGAGGGCCAAACTACCAACAGGGTGGCCCATATGGTACGTCCGGTCCAGGCCGAGGACCAAACTACTCTCAAGGTAGTGGTTCCCGCAACCAACAGCAGTATGGGAACTGGCAATAA
- the LOC100194106 gene encoding transcription factor bHLH25 isoform X1: MATQWFSNMVMDEPSFFHQWQSDTLLEQYTEQQIAVAFGQGEPVDHAVAAALATAMPMQLQQPAAAEQPHHRPRKAAKVNTSWDSCITEQGSPAADSSSPTILSFGGHTAFAKAEPTTHQPPSCAGYYGAAAAAAKAPKQEMMDAAAMPPFQQARPAKRSYDDMAAVAEAANAPSANTRPASQNQDHILAERKRREKLSQRFIALSKIVPGLKKMDKASVLGDAIKYVKQLQDQVKGLEDDARRRPVEAAVLVKKSQLSADDDEGSSCDENFVATEASGTLPEIEARVSDRTVLVRIHCENRKGVLIAALSEVERLGLSIMNTNVLPFTASSLDITIMAMAGDDFCWSVKDIVKKLNQAFKSSF; the protein is encoded by the exons ATGGCAACGCAGTGGTTCTCCAACATG GTGATGGACGAGCCGAGCTTTTTCCACCAGTGGCAGTCCGACACGCTGCTGGAGCAGTACACGGAGCAGCAGATCGCGGTGGCGTTCGGCCAGGGGGAGCCGGTGGACCACGCCGTGGCGGCGGCCCTGGCGACGGCGATGCCCATGCAGCTGCAGCAGCCCGCGGCGGCCGAGCAGCCGCACCACCGCCCGCGCAAGGCGGCCAAGGTCAACACCAGCTGGGACTCGTGCATCACGGAGCAGGGCTCCCCCGCCGCGGACTCCTCCTCGCCGACCATCCTCTCCTTCGGCGGCCACACCGCGTTCGCCAAGGCGGAGCCGACGACGCACCAGCCGCCCAGCTGCGCCGGGTActacggcgccgccgccgccgccgcgaagGCGCCGAAGCAGGAGATGATGGACGCCGCCGCGATGCCGCCGTTCCAGCAGGCGCGCCCGGCCAAGCGTTCCTACGACGACAtggccgcggtggccgaggcCGCCAACGCGCCGTCCGCCAACACGCGCCCGGCCTCCCAGAACCAGGACCACATCTTGGCCGAGCGGAAGCGCCGCGAGAAGCTCAGCCAGCGCTTCATCGCCCTCTCCAAGATCGTCCCTGGCCTCAAGAAG ATGGACAAGGCATCGGTGCTCGGCGACGCGATCAAGTACGTGAAGCAGCTGCAGGACCAGGTGAAGGGGCTGGAGGACGACGCCCGGCGGCGCCCGGTCGAGGCGGCGGTGCTGGTCAAGAAGTCCCAGCTGTCGGCCGACGACGACGAGGGCTCCTCCTGCGACGAGAACTTCGTTGCCACCGAGGCTTCCGGCACTCTGCCGGAGATCGAGGCCCGGGTGTCGGACCGCACAGTGCTGGTCAGGATCCACTGCGAGAACCGCAAGGGGGTGCTCATCGCCGCCCTCTCTGAGGTCGAGCGCCTTGGCCTCTCCATCATGAACACCAATGTGCTCCCCTTCACAGCCTCCTCCCTCGACATCACCATCATGGCCATG GCTGGTGACGACTTCTGCTGGTCTGTCAAGGATATTGTCAAGAAGCTAAATCAAGCGTTCAAATCATCCTTCTGA